CCCTTTGGTATTCCAGTAGAACCCGATGTATAAATAATATAAGCTGTATCATCAAAACGATTTATATGTTTCAGATTACCTGTACTTAAGTCACTTGAATCTAGCTCGTCCAAATTGATTATTTCTAAATCATATTCGATTTTCTTAATGAATTTCTCTTGAGTCAATAAAATCATGGTATGACTATCCCGTAACATATAATCAATTCTTGCTTTTGGAGTATCAGGATCAATTGGGAGGTAAGCTGCTCCAGATTTTAAAATACCCATTATTCCAATTATCACTTCAAGTGATCTATCAATCATTAATCCTATAATAGCATCTGTATTAACGCCCTTATTCCTTAACATCCTTGCTAATTGATTGGATTTCTCGTTAAGTTGCCTGTATGTGAGTTGTTTATCTTTAAACACAACTGCAATATTCTCAGGTGTTCTCTCCACTTGTTCTTCAAATAGCTGGTTTATGGTCTTATTTCTTGGATATTCGTTTTTTGTGGAATTGAATTTATTTAATATCATATCTTGCTCTGCTACTGTAATCTCATCGTAAGTTCTTGTCCCATCCTTGTTTATTTCACCAGAATTCTTAATAGACATGTTGGATTTCCCCTTTTTTAGTAATTATCCATTACCAAAATTATTTATTATTTTATTACTGTTAAAAATATAGAGAATGAATTAAATAAAAAATTCATCGTTCATAACAAGGTATACAATCCCCCCTATTTAGAAGTTACTAAAAGGAATTCTATAAAAAATTTAACTTACTACGAGAAAAATTTCCTTATTTTCACGCAAAAAACATATGATAAAAATTTATCTAAATAATTAAAATAATCAGATTTTTTTACTGTAATTTAATTAAAGACAAATATTAAAACTCATATCAAGTTACAGATAAGGCTACTACAGCACATAATTAAGAACATGAATAAGTAAGGATAACTATTGGTATATATCTGAGGAATCTAATTTAAAACCTCAGTTAACGTATCATTTATTATTGTTGTAATTTTTTCCACATTGTTATTTATAAAGAAATGATTTCCTTCCAAATTATAAATCTTAAAATTCCCACAAGTATGCTTCTTCCAACCAATTATGCCTTTTAGACTAATTAAATCTTCTGTTCCGTTTAATACAGTAATATCGCATGTGATTTTGTCCGCTTTTTCTTTATATTCATATGTTTCAACTATTTTAAAATCATGTTTTAGTAAAGGAATGAAAAATTCGAACAATTCTTCGTTACGAATTAATTCTTCTGGTGTTCCCCCTAATTCTATAACTCTATTTTTAAACTCGTTATTTGGTAAATTATAAGTTATCT
This genomic interval from Bacillus thuringiensis contains the following:
- a CDS encoding thioesterase II family protein — encoded protein: MMLFCLPYAGGSEALYYKWGDYLTPSINLCPVLLKGRGKRFNEPFYNSLEEAVDDIFDNIRDKIGEEDYAIYGHSMGSLLAYELYYKIIGMGFKKPKHIFFSGYKAPSEREKKEITYNLPNNEFKNRVIELGGTPEELIRNEELFEFFIPLLKHDFKIVETYEYKEKADKITCDITVLNGTEDLISLKGIIGWKKHTCGNFKIYNLEGNHFFINNNVEKITTIINDTLTEVLN